A segment of the Deltaproteobacteria bacterium genome:
CTCAACGGTAATCCCGCCGGAAGCCTCAAGAATTACTCTACCGGCAACTCGCGAAACTGCCTTTTGCATATCGCAAAGCGAAAAATTATCTAATAAAATAATATCTGGCTGTGCAGATATGGCCTCATCAAGCTGGGTTAGATGATCAATTTCTACTTCGACAATCATATTTGGTTTGTTTTGGGTACGAGCTTGTTTGACTGCTAATGATAATGAACCAGCAGCTAATATATGGTTATCTTTTATTAAGACTGCGTCAAAAAGACCCATACGATGATTTTCACCACCGCCAACACGTACTGCCGCCTTATCTAACCGTCGCCATCCTGGAGTTGTTTTACGAGTATCGTAAATTCGTGTTTTGCTAAAAGGTGGCAGTGCGGCAACTGCAGTTGCAGTAGCATTGGCTACCCCACATAAACGCATGAGAAAATTTAAGGCGCAGCGTTCGGCGGTTAATATTGTTTTAATATCACCAGTAATTTCACATAAAACCGTATTTGCAGCGACTAAATCGCCATCTTTTATCTTTTTAATAAATTGAATATTTTGGTCAAAGTAACGAAAAATAATTTCTGCGACCGTAAGACCAGCTACTACAGTACTTTTACGATTAATAATGTAGGCAGTACTAGACTGAGCCTTTTTAAAAATCGCATTAGAAGTCACATCGCCGCTGCCAATGTCTTCTGCAATAGCCAAGGCAATTAATGTTTGCACTTCGGGATGTTTAATTAAATCCTGCCAATTTTCTTCAAATGCATTATTCATAACTTTAGGCAGTAACATTGCTAAGACTTGTTAAGCAACCAAGCTTTGTGAACATGATCGTACAAAAGCAAGATAACGTGTGTAAAAAGTAGCAAATTTTAGATGGTGTACTCTATCATAGTGTGGGAAAAAGCCTCAAGTTTCTTTTTAACGCCTCGTGGGAGTATCGAGTGTGAGCCAAATTAATACTCAAAGCACGAGTTCATCAGCTAAGAAATCCGACCGTACTTTACGCACTCGGGGTACTTGGCGGATTCTCGCCACTCATCGAGTGGAATACCTGCTAGATGAACGTAGAATGATTTCATTTATGGCGAGTATGTCGGTATCAGGTATGACGCTACGCAGTGCAAATGGTCTCACGCCGGGGAGCACTACTCACTTTACCTTGATATTAGATGGACGATCAGAACCTATAGAAATTAATGGTGAGGCAACATTAAGTGCCGAGAGTATGCAAAAAGGAAATGTAAATATTCAGTTTGATAAAGAAGATCATGACGGTATCTTAGCTATCACACAATATGTAGTACAAAATGTTGTGCCAAAACTTGAAAAAGCCACTACAACTATTCGTCCCCAGATACCTAAAGTAATCGATCTTGCTAATATCTATTATGATCTTGGACGTGATATTGATGCGGTAGAATTGTTACGACGTGCATTAGAAGTTCATACACGTGAAATTACTCTTTATGAAAAAGCGCTGCCATTAATGCTTGCATGTGCGGTAGCTGCTGCTGATGTAGCAGCACTATTAGAAGTTGAAGAACTGGCCAATAATGCTATTGAGTTAGATGCGACTAATGACGCTTTTAAAGCAGTGCATGATGAGGCAATGCGTCATCGCCTATATCGTCAACAGCAACAGCAAACTGCAGAAGCTGCAATTACTTCTGCAGAATTTTATGACAAATCAAAAACAGAAATCGAAATCGA
Coding sequences within it:
- the nadC gene encoding carboxylating nicotinate-nucleotide diphosphorylase, with amino-acid sequence MNNAFEENWQDLIKHPEVQTLIALAIAEDIGSGDVTSNAIFKKAQSSTAYIINRKSTVVAGLTVAEIIFRYFDQNIQFIKKIKDGDLVAANTVLCEITGDIKTILTAERCALNFLMRLCGVANATATAVAALPPFSKTRIYDTRKTTPGWRRLDKAAVRVGGGENHRMGLFDAVLIKDNHILAAGSLSLAVKQARTQNKPNMIVEVEIDHLTQLDEAISAQPDIILLDNFSLCDMQKAVSRVAGRVILEASGGITVEQVAAIANTGIDRISMGSLTHSALPIDLSLEIKNELS